The Catenuloplanes niger genome includes a window with the following:
- a CDS encoding AfsR/SARP family transcriptional regulator, with translation MLGPLTVRHGGRDGVMPGAKARTVLGHLVVHAGQLVTTDALIAEVWADAPPATAANTLQTYVSQLRRLLEPGRAAGERPRVLRTVPGGYLLDLPPDQPDSRRFEEAVRRARAAVEEREYDKAADLLHAALGWWRGPAYGTVPGETAAREAARLAECRLAATELRIDADLALGRHAEIVGELERFVAEQPWRERPVAQLMLALYRCHRQADALAVHRAARLRLVDELGVEPGPELRALEQRILRQDPDLLPDGGTPAPAPATPRAAPSHAAVPQVASPQVVPPQVAPPQSAPPQAAPPPIGPPEPRMIATATPRAATVSRATPEPLRTPDTGTPDTGTPGARTPAVGRRRAWWRGIAAGVALLLAAGAGTAVLASRRTADAAGGVFHEFDLAVRPGLGYDLDIPDGRPSDWHATNNPRSPDYDFLDLYRTSPESAHDQLSGVDLTNTNAFNAIHAVNRTDPPGTCRGLPRDGGGNVRLAALAAGARICLRTHDRRWAMLTVTRMPETREAVLALRVTVLND, from the coding sequence GTGCTGGGACCCTTGACGGTGCGTCACGGCGGGCGGGACGGGGTGATGCCGGGCGCGAAGGCGCGGACCGTGCTCGGGCACCTGGTCGTGCACGCGGGACAGCTCGTGACGACGGACGCGCTGATCGCGGAGGTGTGGGCGGACGCGCCGCCGGCCACGGCCGCGAACACGCTGCAGACGTACGTGTCGCAGCTGCGCCGGCTGCTGGAGCCGGGCCGGGCGGCCGGGGAACGGCCGCGCGTGCTGCGTACCGTGCCGGGTGGCTACCTGCTCGACCTGCCACCGGACCAGCCGGACAGCCGGCGGTTCGAGGAGGCGGTGCGGCGTGCGCGGGCCGCGGTCGAGGAGCGGGAATACGACAAGGCGGCGGATCTGCTGCACGCGGCGCTCGGCTGGTGGCGCGGTCCCGCCTACGGCACCGTGCCGGGCGAGACCGCGGCCCGGGAGGCGGCGCGGCTGGCGGAGTGCCGGCTGGCCGCCACGGAGCTGCGGATCGACGCGGATCTGGCGCTCGGCCGGCACGCCGAGATCGTGGGGGAGCTGGAGCGGTTCGTCGCGGAGCAGCCGTGGCGGGAGCGGCCGGTGGCGCAGCTGATGCTGGCGCTGTACCGCTGCCACCGCCAGGCGGACGCACTCGCGGTGCACCGGGCGGCGCGACTGCGGCTGGTGGACGAGCTGGGCGTCGAGCCGGGACCGGAGCTGCGGGCGCTGGAGCAGCGCATCCTCCGCCAGGACCCGGATCTGCTGCCGGACGGCGGCACCCCGGCACCGGCCCCGGCGACACCACGGGCCGCGCCGTCGCATGCCGCTGTACCGCAGGTCGCGTCACCGCAGGTCGTGCCGCCCCAGGTCGCGCCGCCCCAGTCCGCGCCGCCGCAGGCCGCGCCGCCGCCTATTGGACCGCCCGAGCCACGGATGATCGCGACCGCCACCCCGCGGGCCGCGACCGTATCGCGGGCCACGCCCGAGCCACTCCGGACGCCGGACACCGGCACGCCGGACACCGGTACGCCGGGAGCCAGGACACCGGCGGTCGGTCGCCGGCGAGCGTGGTGGCGGGGGATCGCCGCCGGGGTCGCGCTGCTGCTCGCGGCGGGTGCCGGGACCGCGGTGCTCGCCTCCCGGCGTACCGCTGATGCCGCCGGTGGCGTCTTTCACGAATTCGATCTGGCGGTACGCCCCGGGCTCGGCTACGACCTGGACATCCCGGACGGCCGGCCGAGCGACTGGCACGCGACCAACAATCCGCGCTCGCCCGACTACGACTTCCTCGACCTCTACCGCACCAGCCCGGAATCCGCGCACGACCAGCTCTCCGGCGTCGACCTGACCAACACGAACGCGTTCAACGCGATCCACGCGGTCAACCGCACCGACCCGCCCGGTACGTGCCGGGGCCTGCCGCGGGACGGTGGCGGCAACGTGCGGCTGGCCGCGCTGGCCGCGGGTGCGCGGATCTGCCTGCGCACCCACGACCGGCGCTGGGCGATGCTGACCGTGACCCGGATGCCGGAGACCCGCGAGGCCGTGCTGGCCCTGCGGGTCACCGTCCTGAACGACTGA